From one Mytilus edulis chromosome 1, xbMytEdul2.2, whole genome shotgun sequence genomic stretch:
- the LOC139517409 gene encoding uncharacterized protein: protein MPPIKLELFKMHRRDRQSPVKVRKDFPNKYSITLLDCAKALSEEDFSALKLVLQCNWLVTVKDLENIHNSIELMSFLDKRSFITDANLDFLRSCFKSIGRMDLIIKYIDGCTSSNNSCTERPDMLPLLNWQPSSARGSASGSQENFTEAKECLDGATGADCMMDLMDDEESDYIPDSQDSLTDDDKIKLTL, encoded by the exons ATGCCACCTATAAAACTTGAACTTTTTAAAATGCATCGTCGAGACAGACAATCACCTGTGAAAGTCCGTAAGGATTTTCCTAACAAGTATTCAATTACTCTACTTGACTGTGCAAAAGCACTCTCTGAGGAGGATTTTTCAGCTCTAAAACTAGTATTACAATGTAACTGGCTTGTTACAGTAAAAGATCTTGAAAACATACACAATTCTATTGAATTGATGTCTTTCTTGGACAAAAGAAGTTTTATAACAGATGCGAATTTAGACTTCTTAAGGAGTTGTTTTAAGTCCATCGGCAGAATGGATTTGATAATTAAGTATATAGATGGATGTACATCTTCCAACAACAGCTGCACTGAAAGACCTGATATGCTACCTTTATTGAATTGGCAGCCTTCAAGTGCACGTGGAAGTGCTTCAGGTTCTCAGGAGAACTTCACAGAAGCAAAAGAATGTTTGGATGGTGCTACAGGAGCTGACTGCATGATGGACTTGATGGACGATGAGGAAAGTGATTATATCCCTGATTCACAGGATAGCTTGACAGATgatgacaaaataaaattgacCTT gtaa